From the genome of Miscanthus floridulus cultivar M001 chromosome 10, ASM1932011v1, whole genome shotgun sequence, one region includes:
- the LOC136489893 gene encoding disease resistance protein RGA2-like: MAVVLDALASYLQDMLLEMAKEEVHLLLGVPDEIKKMGMKLRDLKRFLADADKRNISDQSVKSWVRELRNAMYDATNILDLCQLKAMEQGRSCDMGCFNPLLFCMRNPLHAHVIGNRIKSLNERLDDIEKRSKTFNFINLASYEDNTKKVESSLRTRRETTGEDELGVVGEKIEEDTRNLVDLLTKKDKNVHEHKNVMVYAIVGVGGIGKTTLAKKIFNHDFVKQEFQKRIWLSVNQEFSDVDLLERAITEAQGNHQAPRNTKAALERTLKEALKDCKTLLVMDDVWDHHAWESVLKTPLLSILAQGSCVLITTRHDMVAKGMMAEVPYHHVNKLEQEDVWSLLKKQVVGNENNDEPKVDALKDIGTSIIAKCDGLPLAVKVIGGLLRQKNIRRSDWKNVLNDSTWPVSQMPEELNYAVYLSYQDLNPELQSCFLHYALLPKNTVFWYDRIVAMWIGEGFVHGNSQDLEVLGKEYYDQLIARNLLEPDQGYIDQTVCNMHDVVRSFAQYLTRDEALIAHKTEPGHTNNINPQNVIRLSLKSKESESNELEWSSLQAHISLRTLILVGETKINPGDSLSSFPCLRTLHIQDGNFDALSESLVQLKHLRYLCLHGTNTSRLPKKIAKMKFLQCIDLRNCKRMVKLPGGIGKLRQLRYLSLFNSGINNIPRGFGSLTNLRILLGFPAHVEGDWCSLEELGPLNQLTRLLIHGLENVSSSSFAIKARLGEKVCLSYVYLQCTSSSGGAHRLVKQEEQQHIEKVFDELCPPPCLETLAIKGYFGQRFPRWMTSTAVVSLGCLRILFMEDLPYCTELPDGLFQLPSLELLQIISAPGIKRVGPEFLLPHHHEHPSALENFGSDLKIQVAGCPSLERISNLPKLQDLGIIGCPELQVLEGLPALHRLTLEDYDMKTLPGYLQDVNPRDLHVDCDISLLASIAEGESGPEWDKFSHIKQVKAYADDDDNNIERKWYVKDTIDPFSFKTNVSPSADASGDETEEVLLDKVEQV, encoded by the exons ATGGCGGTGGTACTGGATGCTTTAGCATCCTACCTCCAAGACATGTTGTTGGAGATGGCTAAAGAAGAGGTGCATCTGCTCTTAGGTGTTCCCGATGAGATAAAAAAGATGGGGATGAAGCTTCGGGACCTTAAGAGGTTCCTCGCCGATGCTGACAAGAGGAACATCAGCGACCAGAGTGTGAAATCATGGGTGAGAGAGCTTAGGAATGCCATGTATGATGCTACCAACATCCTTGATTTGTGCCAGCTCAAGGCGATGGAACAGGGTCGAAGCTGTGATATGGGCTGCTTCAATCCCTTGCTCTTTTGTATGAGGAATCCTCTCCATGCTCATGTCATCGGTAATCGCATAAAAAGTCTTAATGAGAGGCTAGATGACATTGAGAAGCGTAGCAAAAccttcaacttcattaaccttgcaTCTTATGAGGACAACACAAAAAAGGTAGAATCCTCCCTTCGCACTAGGCGTGAGACAACAGGGGAGGATGAGTTAGGTGTGGTTGGTGAGAAGATTGAGGAGGACACAAGAAATCTTGTGGATTTGCTCACGAAGAAGGACAAAAATGTACATGAACACAAAAATGTTATGGTTTATGCTATTGTGGGAGTAGGAGGGATTGGCAAAACCACCCTTGCCAAGAAGATCTTTAATCATGACTTTGTCAAACAAGAGTTTCAAAAGAGAATATGGTTGAGTGTCAATCAAGAATTTAGCGATGTTGATCTATTAGAGAGAGCTATCACTGAAGCACAAGGAAACCATCAAGCACCAAGAAACACAAAGGCTGCACTAGAGCGAACCCTTAAGGAAGCCTTGAAGGACTGCAAGACTTTATTGGTGATGGATGATGTCTGGGACCACCATGCATGGGAGAGTGTCCTCAAAACTCCATTATTAAGCATCCTAGCTCAAGGTAGTTGTGTCCTCATTACCACAAGACATGACATGGTCGCCAAAGGCATGATGGCAGAGGTGCCCTACCACCATGTCAACAAATTAGAGCAAGAAGATGTCTGGTCTTTACTCAAGAAGCAG GTGGTTGGAAATGAAAACAATGATGAACCAAAGGTTGATGCATTGAAGGACATTGGAACGTCGATTATAGCAAAATGTGATGGTTTGCCTCTCGCAGTCAAAGTAATAGGAGGCCTTCTCCGCCAGAAAAACATAAGGCGAAGCGACTGGAAAAATGTCCTAAATGATTCTACATGGCCAGTATCTCAAATGCCTGAAGAGCTAAACTATGCAGTATACCTGAGCTATCAAGATCTGAACCCTGAGTTGCAGTCTTGCTTTCTGCACTACGCCCTCCTCCCAAAGAACACGGTGTTCTGGTATGACCGTATTGTTGCCATGTGGATTGGGGAAGGATTTGTTCATGGAAACTCACAGGATTTGGAAGTGTTAGGAAAAGAGTACTATGACCAGCTAATAGCTAGGAACCTTCTTGAGCCTGATCAAGGGTACATAGACCAGACAGTTTGCAATATGCATGATGTTGTTCGCTCGTTCGCTCAGTATTTGACTAGAGATGAAGCATTGATAGCTCACAAAACTGAGCCTGGCCATACCAATAACATTAACCCACAAAATGTTATTCGGTTATCACTAAAATCCAAAGAATCAGAGTCAAATGAGCTAGAGTGGAGTTCTCTACAAGCACATATATCACTGCGAACACTTATTTTAGTTGGGGAAACAAAGATCAACCCAGGTGATTCACTGTCATCTTTTCCTTGTTTGCGGACCCTACATATACAAGATGGAAATTTTGATGCATTGTCTGAATCTTTGGTCCAACTCAAACATTTGAGGTATTTGTGCCTACATGGCACTAACACATCTAGGCTGCCAAAAAAAATAGCCAAGATGAAATTTTTGCAGTGCATTGACCTTCGTAATTGTAAAAGAATGGTGAAGCTTCCTGGTGGCATTGGAAAGTTACGGCAGCTGAGGTATCTAAGCCTTTTTAACTCAGGTATAAACAATATACCCAGGGGTTTCGGCAGCCTAACTAATTTGAGGATATTATTGGGGTTTCCAGCCCATGTGGAGGGTGATTGGTGTAGTTTGGAAGAATTAGGACCTCTCAACCAGCTCACGCGTCTTCTTATACATGGCCTGGAGAATGTATCTTCTTCCTCATTTGCTATAAAAGCCAGGCTTGGTGAAAAGGTGTGCCTCAGCTATGTGTACTTACAGTGCACTAGTAGTAGTGGAGGTGCTCACCGGTTGGTGAAACAGGAAGAGCAGCAACACATCGAGAAGGTGTTTGATGAGCTCTGCCCTCCGCCTTGCTTAGAAACTCTAGCAATCAAAGGGTACTTTGGTCAACGATTTCCACGGTGGATGACGTCGACAGCAGTTGTGTCCCTTGGATGCTTGAGGATTCTATTCATGGAAGACTTGCCTTATTGCACAGAGCTACCTGATGGCTTGTTCCAGCTCCCAAGCTTGGAGTTACTACAGATTATAAGTGCCCCAGGCATCAAGCGTGTTGGGCCAGAGTTCTTACTACCACACCATCATGAGCACCCAAGCGCTTTGGAAAACTTTGGTTCTGATTTGAAAATTCAGGTGGCTGGATGTCCTAGCCTGGAGAGGATCAGCAATCTGCCAAAATTGCAGGACCTCGGGATCATAGGGTGCCCAGAGTTGCAGGTACTAGAGGGTTTGCCTGCACTTCATAGACTCACACTGGAGGACTACGACATGAAAACACTCCCTGGATACTTGCAGGACGTAAACCCAAGGGATTTGCATGTAGACTGTGACATCTCCCTGCTCGCTTCCATAGCTGAAGGGGAGTCTGGCCCTGAGTGGGACAAGTTCAGCCATATCAAGCAGGTCAAGGCATATgcagatgatgatgacaacaacatTGAAAGGAAGTGGTACGTGAAGGACACGATAGATCCTTTCAGCTTCAAGACAAACGTCAGCCCCTCTGCCGACGCTTCAG GGGATGAAACAGAGGAGGTGTTATTGGACAAAGTGGAGCAAGTTTGA
- the LOC136488294 gene encoding aldehyde oxidase GLOX1-like — translation MPKPRSLLLHLLLIASCIANAAGADDAPSQEPTTPSSSFQGEWQLLHASIGVSAMHMQLLPGDFVLMFDRTDTGPSNISLAALAPCAATADGAYRTAHSVLLDLRSNVLHPYPLATNPWCSSGALLPNGTLLQTGGFSNGDRVARLFSPATGWVELPSFLAARRWYATDMSLPDGRVLILGGRRQSNLEYYPHADDVAPAPALTFFPFMDETTEPDAENNLCPFGRSTTSSLTALSLSLPMTVPSTSTHVTVCSAPTVPSRPMRRAEELPVIWLIRLCPDAHMSFLVWPYDFLEQMDENIKSVTF, via the coding sequence ATGCCCAAGCCAAGATCCTTgcttctccacctcctcctaatTGCCAGCTGCATTGCCAATGCCGCCGGCGCCGATGATGCCCCGTCGCAGGAGCCCACCACACCGTCATCGTCGTTCCAGGGAGAATGGCAGCTCCTCCATGCGAGCATCGGCGTCTCGGCGATGCACATGCAGCTGCTGCCGGGGGACTTCGTCCTGATGTTCGACCGCACCGACACGGGGCCCTCCAACATCTCGCTGGCCGCGCTGGCGCCGTGCGCGGCCACCGCCGACGGCGCCTACCGCACGGCTCACTCGGTGCTCCTGGACCTCCGCTCCAACGTGCTGCACCCGTACCCGCTGGCCACCAACCCGTGGTGCTCCTCGGGAGCGCTGCTCCCCAACGGCACGCTCCTCCAGACCGGCGGCTTCTCCAACGGCGACCGCGTCGCGCGGCTCTTCTCCCCGGCCACGGGCTGGGTCGAGCTCCCGTCGTTCCTCGCCGCGCGGCGGTGGTACGCCACCGACATGAGCCTCCCCGACGGCCGCGTGCTCATCCTCGGCGGGCGGCGGCAGTCCAACCTCGAGTACTACCCGCACGCCGATGACGTGGCGCCAGCGCCGGCGCTGACGTTCTTTCCGTTTATGGACGAGACGACGGAGCCCGACGCCGAGAACAACCTGTGCCCTTTCGGCCGttccaccacctcctccctgaCGGCACTGTCTTTGTCTTTGCCAATGACCGTGCCGTCGACTTCGACCCATGTAACCGTGTGCTCCGCTCCGACGGTTCCCAGCCGTCCCATGCGGCGTGCCGAGGAACTACCCGTCATCTGGCTCATCCGGCTTTGCCCAGACGCGCATATGAGTTTCCTAGTTTGGCCGTACGATTTCTTAGAACAAATGGACGAAAACATAAAAAGTGTTACCTTCTGA